Proteins co-encoded in one bacterium genomic window:
- a CDS encoding outer membrane lipoprotein-sorting protein, which produces MPRALALVLLIAAAVFALPSHADERKASEIVDDMVSSFNQENMLLQLDMTLTNAKGQTRERKLRSRVKMEDKLGRTVISFEAPADVAGTKFLVVENKGRDDDQLLYLPALKRVRRIASSQKSSSFMGTDFSYYDLSPHDSEEGTHERLPDETVDGAAHYVVETAPKASTGSEYSKIKYWVRQDNKVVTKAEFSDKDGKLLKTMTVAGLEEYKPGLWIARRFEMKNVQKGTSTTVAITKYMADAKIADDYFTERFLKDESQL; this is translated from the coding sequence ATGCCGCGCGCCCTCGCCCTCGTCCTATTGATCGCCGCCGCCGTTTTCGCCTTGCCGTCGCACGCCGACGAGAGGAAGGCGTCCGAGATCGTCGATGACATGGTGTCGAGCTTCAATCAGGAGAACATGCTCCTGCAACTCGACATGACGCTGACAAACGCCAAGGGGCAAACGCGCGAGCGCAAGCTGCGTAGCCGCGTCAAGATGGAGGACAAGCTCGGCCGCACGGTGATTTCGTTCGAAGCGCCGGCGGACGTGGCGGGCACGAAGTTCCTCGTGGTCGAGAACAAAGGGCGCGACGACGATCAGCTTCTCTACCTGCCGGCGCTAAAGCGCGTGCGCCGCATCGCCTCGTCACAGAAATCCTCGAGCTTCATGGGCACGGACTTCAGCTATTACGACCTTTCCCCGCACGATTCCGAGGAGGGCACGCACGAGCGTCTGCCCGACGAAACGGTGGACGGCGCCGCGCATTACGTCGTCGAGACGGCGCCCAAGGCGTCCACCGGTTCGGAATACAGCAAGATCAAATATTGGGTGCGCCAGGACAACAAGGTCGTCACCAAGGCCGAGTTTTCCGACAAGGACGGCAAGCTGCTGAAAACGATGACCGTCGCCGGGCTCGAGGAGTACAAGCCCGGCCTGTGGATCGCGCGGCGTTTCGAAATGAAAAACGTGCAAAAAGGCACGTCCACGACGGTTGCCATCACGAAGTACATGGCCGACGCGAAGATCGCCGACGACTATTTCACCGAGCGGTTCCTGAAAGACGAGTCGCAGCTCTAG
- a CDS encoding RNA methyltransferase: protein MSEKETKTETETEILRIASRLAVCLVEPIQPGNIGSVARAMKNMGMSRLVLVRPPDLDAPEARMMSVGAIDILRSATIADTVREAVAPFQIVVSTTARVGQKRPADFTPRSFAAHVAPLLSAGEEAVVVFGREDKGLTTREIDLAPRIINIPASPEYPSLNIAQAVLIVGYEVYCALAGEAAERVPERKLVDADQIERLFEQVRPLLLEIGFLDPSNPEFILSALRKIAGRAGLNWREAKILRGICSDMEWYLNHVAEKGERDGSREVDGGRGPSDHARRPDVAD, encoded by the coding sequence GTGTCCGAAAAAGAAACCAAAACCGAAACCGAAACCGAAATCCTGCGGATCGCGTCGCGCCTGGCGGTCTGCCTTGTCGAGCCCATTCAACCCGGAAATATCGGCTCGGTCGCGCGCGCGATGAAAAACATGGGGATGAGCCGGCTCGTGCTCGTGCGTCCGCCCGACCTGGACGCGCCCGAAGCGCGCATGATGTCCGTCGGCGCCATCGACATTCTGCGGAGCGCCACAATCGCCGACACCGTTCGCGAGGCCGTCGCGCCGTTCCAAATTGTCGTCTCCACCACCGCGCGCGTGGGGCAAAAACGCCCGGCCGATTTCACGCCGCGCTCATTCGCCGCGCACGTCGCGCCGCTTCTTTCCGCCGGCGAGGAGGCCGTCGTCGTGTTTGGCCGCGAGGACAAGGGGCTGACGACGCGGGAGATCGACCTCGCGCCGCGCATCATCAATATCCCCGCCTCGCCGGAGTATCCGTCGCTCAACATCGCGCAGGCGGTGCTCATCGTCGGCTACGAGGTGTATTGTGCCCTGGCGGGCGAGGCGGCCGAGCGCGTGCCGGAGCGAAAGCTCGTCGACGCCGATCAGATCGAGCGCCTGTTCGAGCAGGTGCGCCCGCTGCTTTTGGAAATCGGGTTTCTCGATCCTTCGAATCCGGAGTTCATCCTGAGCGCGCTGCGAAAGATCGCCGGGAGGGCCGGGTTGAACTGGCGCGAGGCGAAGATCCTTCGCGGCATCTGTTCGGATATGGAATGGTATCTCAACCATGTGGCGGAAAAAGGAGAGCGCGATGGTTCGCGTGAAGTGGACGGGGGCCGCGGGCCTTCAGATCACGCACGAAGGCCGGACGTGGCTGATTGA
- a CDS encoding MBL fold metallo-hydrolase, with translation MVRVKWTGAAGLQITHEGRTWLIDPYHTRSGKGSVLFGKLASDEARVAGIAAGLPGELSGVIVGHTHFDHALDIPWFARQTTVPIVGSASLETLLGVFGIAGRVTVCRGGEEQPLPGGATVKMIPSRHGLVLFGRVPYPGEVEPGGEPPLPATRYRVGGIFAPLINVGGKSILHMGSANLVDEALEGARADIVFMCIPGWKRTPDYHKRVLSRVRPSVVVPFHFDDFTRPFRADGSAPDLPFFGQPAKDEFARAIAACAPDARIVFPRTNETLEL, from the coding sequence ATGGTTCGCGTGAAGTGGACGGGGGCCGCGGGCCTTCAGATCACGCACGAAGGCCGGACGTGGCTGATTGATCCGTACCACACGCGCTCGGGCAAGGGGAGCGTGTTGTTCGGCAAGCTCGCCAGCGACGAGGCGCGCGTCGCCGGGATCGCGGCCGGTTTGCCCGGCGAGTTGTCGGGCGTGATCGTCGGGCATACGCATTTCGATCATGCGCTCGACATCCCTTGGTTCGCGCGGCAAACGACCGTGCCGATCGTCGGCAGCGCGTCGCTTGAGACGCTGCTTGGCGTATTCGGCATCGCGGGCCGCGTGACGGTTTGCCGAGGCGGGGAGGAACAACCGCTCCCCGGCGGCGCGACGGTCAAGATGATTCCCTCGCGGCACGGCCTCGTGCTGTTCGGGCGCGTGCCGTATCCAGGCGAGGTGGAGCCCGGCGGCGAGCCGCCGCTTCCGGCCACGCGCTACCGCGTCGGCGGCATCTTCGCGCCGCTGATAAACGTCGGCGGAAAGTCGATCCTGCACATGGGAAGCGCGAATCTCGTGGACGAAGCCCTTGAGGGCGCGCGCGCGGATATCGTATTCATGTGCATCCCCGGCTGGAAACGCACGCCGGACTACCACAAACGCGTCCTGTCGCGCGTGCGTCCGTCGGTCGTCGTGCCGTTTCACTTCGACGACTTCACGCGGCCCTTCCGGGCCGACGGCTCCGCCCCCGACCTGCCGTTTTTCGGGCAGCCCGCCAAGGACGAGTTCGCGCGGGCAATCGCCGCGTGCGCGCCGGACGCGCGCATCGTCTTTCCGCGGACCAACGAGACGCTGGAGCTTTGA
- a CDS encoding B12-binding domain-containing radical SAM protein gives MAVDLSRVERASRYIGGEAGSFRKNPADVDVHLALIFPDLYEIGMSSTGFQILYKLANDRPRAFAERAFTPWTDYIREMRAAGDVLRGLESGTPLAALDLLLFSIQYEMACTNVVLTLDLAGIPRRAENRGEDHP, from the coding sequence ATGGCGGTGGATTTGTCCCGCGTTGAGCGGGCGTCCCGATATATCGGCGGCGAGGCCGGCAGCTTTCGCAAAAACCCGGCCGACGTCGACGTGCACCTCGCGCTGATCTTTCCCGATCTCTACGAGATCGGCATGAGCAGCACGGGTTTTCAGATTCTCTACAAGCTCGCCAACGACAGGCCGCGCGCGTTCGCCGAACGTGCGTTCACGCCGTGGACCGACTACATCCGCGAGATGCGCGCCGCGGGCGACGTGCTTCGCGGCCTGGAATCCGGCACACCGCTGGCCGCGCTCGACCTCCTGCTGTTTTCGATCCAGTACGAAATGGCCTGCACGAACGTGGTGCTCACGCTTGACCTCGCGGGAATTCCGCGCCGCGCCGAAAATCGCGGCGAGGACCATCCGC
- a CDS encoding HAMP domain-containing protein encodes MPGRRGRFGLTLRAKLLFLLFALSVLPAAVTWVTATHLMNEMADDVLHGIDTAVTRAESALARDPADARGKQFADHVQAIASMRHREMLWNMAATGVGLLLGLTIVLLVLSRRLAGRMSEPIERLAKAMSDMDTGERISDAIHPIPDDTDLARLSRDSGDELGDLARRFNTMATTIAHLRGNLEEFKARMERASQALDEPDLPPEDSQRLQQRRLEEAAGSLAQLDRDTDELLSMVRHELKTPLTSIVASSEALLSNLPFSPEKRTGFIHIIQEEAQRLTRLINEVLDPARPSPAAVGRERPVDLRARLRHAVRAAAPIAEAKGVTLDMEIDDDERLASVPADADRLAQAVTNLLDNAIRFTPAGGRVVLGAGVRRDGDERREVAHVFVKDTGPGIPPAIEDRVFEKYETLDPSTKDTPGGRGLGMAIAREIVEGHGGRIWFATAPGGGAIFHFTLPLMERHAASGGAAVNV; translated from the coding sequence GTGCCGGGACGGCGCGGACGATTCGGACTGACGCTTCGCGCGAAGCTGTTGTTCCTGTTGTTCGCGTTATCCGTGCTGCCCGCGGCCGTGACCTGGGTGACCGCGACGCACCTTATGAACGAGATGGCCGACGACGTGCTGCACGGCATCGACACGGCCGTGACGCGCGCTGAAAGCGCGCTGGCGCGCGATCCGGCCGACGCGCGCGGAAAGCAATTCGCGGATCACGTGCAGGCCATCGCGTCGATGCGTCACCGCGAAATGCTCTGGAATATGGCGGCGACGGGCGTCGGCCTGTTGCTGGGCCTCACCATTGTGTTGCTGGTTTTGTCGCGCCGGCTAGCGGGCCGTATGAGTGAGCCCATCGAGCGGCTGGCCAAAGCGATGTCGGACATGGACACGGGCGAGCGGATTTCCGATGCGATCCACCCGATCCCCGACGACACCGATCTGGCGCGGCTCTCGCGGGATTCGGGCGACGAGCTTGGCGATCTTGCCCGGCGCTTCAACACGATGGCGACGACGATCGCGCACCTGCGCGGCAATCTCGAGGAGTTCAAGGCGCGGATGGAGCGCGCGTCGCAAGCGCTCGACGAGCCGGACCTGCCGCCGGAGGATTCCCAGCGGCTCCAGCAACGGCGGCTGGAAGAGGCGGCCGGGAGCCTGGCGCAGCTCGATCGCGACACCGACGAGCTGTTGTCGATGGTTCGCCACGAATTGAAAACGCCGCTGACTTCGATCGTCGCAAGCTCCGAGGCCCTGCTTTCGAACCTGCCGTTCAGCCCGGAAAAGCGGACGGGGTTCATCCACATCATCCAAGAGGAGGCGCAGCGGCTGACGCGCCTCATCAACGAAGTGCTCGACCCCGCGCGGCCGTCGCCCGCGGCCGTGGGACGCGAGAGGCCCGTCGATCTGCGGGCCCGGCTGCGTCACGCGGTGCGCGCGGCGGCGCCGATCGCCGAAGCCAAGGGCGTGACGCTCGACATGGAAATCGATGATGACGAACGGTTGGCGAGCGTTCCGGCCGACGCGGACCGGCTGGCGCAGGCGGTCACAAACCTGCTCGACAACGCCATCCGGTTCACGCCCGCGGGCGGGCGCGTCGTGCTTGGCGCGGGCGTCAGGAGAGACGGCGACGAGCGGCGCGAAGTGGCGCACGTCTTTGTAAAAGACACCGGGCCGGGCATTCCGCCGGCCATCGAGGATCGTGTCTTCGAAAAATACGAGACGCTTGACCCGTCCACAAAAGACACCCCCGGCGGCCGCGGGCTCGGCATGGCGATCGCGCGGGAGATCGTCGAGGGACACGGCGGGCGCATCTGGTTTGCAACGGCGCCCGGCGGGGGTGCCATCTTCCACTTCACGCTGCCGCTGATGGAGCGCCACGCGGCGTCCGGCGGCGCCGCCGTGAATGTTTGA